Within Pseudomonas tructae, the genomic segment ATCGAACTGGCTTGCCCCTGGCCCTGAACCCAAAGCAGCAGGGTAATGGAAATACCCAGCCCAAGCAGGCTGGAAATCAGGTTGAGGCGGGCCTTGAGGGGCCGGCGTTTCTCCCCGAGCAGCAGCATCAGCGCCGCCGTCAGCAATGGCAGCAGAATAGGCGCGACGATCAGTTGGTTCATCGCACTCATTCGTTAGGCTCCCGGCCATCGACATGGTCGGTCCCGGTCAGGCCGCGCGAAGCCAGCAACACCACCAGGAACAGCGCGGTCATGGCGAAGCTGATGACGATCGCGGTGAGCACCAGCGCCTGGGGCAGCGGGTCGGTGTAGTGGAGCAGGTCCTGGGGCACGCCGTCCTTGATGCTTGGCTCCTTGCCGATGAACAGGCTGCCCATGCTGAAGATGAACAGGTTGACCCCGTACGACAACAGGCACAGGCCCATTACCACCTGGAAGGTGCGTGGCCGCAGAATCAGCCAGACCCCCGAGGCGGCGAGCACACCGATGGCAATTGCAATGACTTCTTCCATCAGGCGGCTCCTGTTTGGGTGGATTTCTGTTGGCTGCCCGGGCGGTGACCACGTACCGACTGGTGGGCCAGCGCGGTGAGGATCAGCAGGGTCGAGCCGACCACCACGGTAAATACGCCGATATCGAAGAACAGTGCACTGGCCAGGTGGGTGTCACCCAGCACTGGCAGGTGCAGGTGCGCGGTGTGGGTGGTGAGGAACGGGTAACCGAGCAGCATCGCCCCGACCCCGGTGAGGGTCGCGCAGAGCAGGCCAGTGCCCATCCAGCGCAGCGGCCGCAGGCTCATCTGCGCCTCGACCCACTGGGTGCCGGCCACCATGTACTGGAGGATGAACGCCACCGACATCACCAGGCCGGCAACGAAGCCGCCACCGGGCTGGTTGTGGCCACGCATGAACAGGTACATCGAGACGACCAGAGCAATCGGCAACAGCAGGCGCACCAGGGCCGCCGGCACCATCATGAAGCCCAGTGCGGTGTCGGCTGCGTGGCGCGGGTTGACCAGGTCGGTGACCACGTCCGGGGCCAGCAGGCGTTGCTGGGCCGGCAGTTGCATGCTCTCCTTGGGCGGGCGGAAACGCCTCAGCAGGGCGAACACCGCCAGGGCCACAGCCACCAGCACGGTGATCTCGCCGAGGGTGTCGAAACCACGGAAATCCACCAGCATCACGTTGACCACGTTGCTACCGCCGCCTTGGGGCAGGGCACGGCTCAGGTAGAACGAGGAGATGTCGTTGGGCGTCGGGCGGGTCAGCATGGCGTAGGACAGCAATGCCATGCCGCCACCTACGCCGACCGCCAGCAGCAGGTCGCGCAAGCGGCGCAGGCGCGCGCGCTCCTGGGTGCCCGGCAGCGGCGAGACGCCTTCGATCCGCCGTGGCAGCCAGCGCAGGCCGAGCAGGATCAGTACCGTGGTGACCACTTCGACCACCAGTTGGGTCAGGGCCAGGTCCGGGGCCGAGAACCAGACAAAGGTGATGCAGGTCATCAGGCCACAGACACTGACCATGGTCAGGGCCGCCAGCCGGTGGTACTTGGCCTGCCAGGCAGCGCCCAGGGCGCAGGTAATGGCAATTAGCCAGAGCATGACGAACACCCCGGAACCCGGAATCTTCGGCCTGTCACCCCAGCTCAGGCCGCTGTGCAGCATCGGCAGCAAGCCGGCCAACAGGGCGATCAGTACCAGCATGAACAGCTGTTTTTGCAGGCGGCGGGTGGTGAACACCCGCTCGAAACGTCGGGCAGTGCGCATGATCAGCACCTGGCCGTGCTCGAACAGGCGTTTACCGTTGAAGCGCTCGATCAGCGGCGGTGCGGGGAAGCGCCCACGTTTGAACTGGTTGCGCAGCAGCAGGTAGAGCAAGATACCGCCGCTCATGGCGATCAGGCTCATGATCAGCGGGGCGTTCCAGCCGTGCCAGATGGCCAGGCTGTACTCGGGCAGCGTGCCGCCCACGACTGGCAAAGCGGCGGCGGCCAGCAGCGGGCCGACCGACTGCGCCGGGAAGATACCGACCACAAGGCAAGTCATCACCAGCAATTCGACCGGTGCGCGCATCCAGCGTGGCGGCTCATGGGGGGTATGCGGCAGGTCGTTGGCCGCTGGGCCGAAGAACACGTCGACGGTAAAGCGCAAGGCGTAGGCCACGCTGAAGGTGCCGGCGAGGGTGGCGATCACCGGTAGGGCCGCCTCGACCCAGGCGGTGGAGTTGATGAACACGGTTTCGGCGAAGAACATCTCTTTGGACAGGAAGCCGTTCATCAACGGCACCCCGGCCATCGAGGCGCTGGCCACCATGGCCAGGGTCGCGGTGAAGGGGATTAGCCGGAATAAACCGCTGAGGCGGCGAATGTCGCGGGTGCCGCTTTCGTGGTCGATAATGCCTGCGGCCATGAACAGCGAGGCCTTGAAGGTCGCGTGGTTGAGGATGTGAAACACTGCCGCGACCGCCGCCAAGGGGCTGTTCAGGCCGAGCAGCAGGGTAATCAGGCCCAGGTGGCTGATGGTCGAGTAGGCCAGCAGGCCCTTGAGGTCGTTCTGGAACATCGCCGCGAAGGCGCCCAGCACCAGGGTGGCGGCGCCGGCGCCGCTGACGATCCAGAACCATTCTTCGCTGCCGGAAAGCGCAGGCCACAGCCGCGCCAGCAGGAACACCCCGGCCTTGACCATGGTTGCCGAGTGCAGGTACGCCGAGACCGGCGTGGGCGCCGCCATGGCATGGGGCAGCCAGAAGTGGAAGGGGAACTGCGCGCTTTTGCTCAGCGCGCCAAGCAGGATCAGGGGTAACAGGACGGGATACAGGGCATGGTTGCGAATCTGCTCGCCGGCAGCAAGGACCTTGTCCAGGTCGTAGCTGCCGACCACATGGCCGAGCAGCAGTACCCCCGCCAGCAGGCATAGCCCGCCCGCACCGGTGACCATTAATGCCATGTAGGCGCCACGCCGGGCGTCGGCGCGGTGGTGCCAGTAACCGATCAACAGGAACGAGAACAGGCTGGTCAGTTCCCAGAAGAATACGATCTGGATCAGGTTGCCGGAAATCACCAGGCCGAGCATTGCGCCCATGAACGCCAGGAAAAAGGCAAAAAAGCGCGGCACCGGGTCCTGTGGGGACATGTAGTAGCGTGCGTACAGCGATACCAGGGTGCCGATGCCCAACACCAGCAGGGAGAACAGCCAGGCGAAACCGTCCATGCGCAGGACCAGGTTCAGGCCCAGGCTCGGTAGCCAGAGAAATTCTTCACGGATCACGCCGCCATGGGCGATCTGCGGGTACATCAAGGCGACCTGGACGGTGCCCACCAGGGCGACCAGACCGGCCAGCAGCGATTCGCTGTTGCGTGCGTTGTGCGGCAAGACAGCCGCCAGGCAGCTGCCGATAAACGGCAGAAGCAGTAGCACTATCAAGGACATAGATTTCTAATCTGCAGGAGTTTGTAAGGGATCATACGTGGCGACTGGTCGATCACCAACCCGCAAGCTGTCGCAGAATCCTACAAGAACACTGTATCAATCCTTTTTTTTATAACAGTTTTTTTCAAAGGATAGCCTGCATTTCTCGATCAGAGACCCGCTTCACGTTCTTCGCTGGCAACCTCCAGGGCCGGTTCCTGGCTGCGGCGGCGAATCTTCAGTTCACTGACTACCACGGCGATGACAATCAGCAGCCCCCCAAGCAAAGCCACCCCTGGCAGGCGTTCACCGGCGATGCGTCCGACGATGCCGGCCCAGACCGGCTCACCGGCATAGATCAGGGTGGCGCGGGTCGGCGAAACCGATTGCTGTGCCCAGTTCATCGCCACCTGGATCACTGCGCTCATCGCCCCCAGGCCCACGGCACTGAGCAGCAACAGCCAGGAGAAGTCCGGCAGGCGTTCCTGGGTTGGCACCACCATCATGAATGACAGTGCCGAGGCGGTGGCCAGTTGCACCACGGTCACCCGGCGGACATCGACCTGACCTGCATAGCGGCTGATCAGGATGATTTCTGCGGCAATGGCCACGGCACTGACCAGCGTGGCGATTTCGCCGGGGCTGAACTGCAGGGAGCCACCGCCAGGGCCAGCCAGTAGCATCAGCCCGGCAAACGCCAGGCCAATACCCAGGCTCGGCATCAGGCCCGGGCGGCGGCCCAGCACCAGCCATTGCAGCAAGGGTACGAAGGGCACGTACAGCGCCGTGATAAACGCCGACTGGCTGCTGCTGATGGTTTGCAGGCCAGCGGTCTGCAGGCCGTAGCCGAGCATGATCGACACGCCAATCAACATCCCGGCCTTGAGCTCTGTGGCGGTCAGGCCGGGTAGCGAACGGG encodes:
- a CDS encoding Na+/H+ antiporter subunit C, whose translation is MEEVIAIAIGVLAASGVWLILRPRTFQVVMGLCLLSYGVNLFIFSMGSLFIGKEPSIKDGVPQDLLHYTDPLPQALVLTAIVISFAMTALFLVVLLASRGLTGTDHVDGREPNE
- a CDS encoding monovalent cation/H+ antiporter subunit A; translation: MSLIVLLLLPFIGSCLAAVLPHNARNSESLLAGLVALVGTVQVALMYPQIAHGGVIREEFLWLPSLGLNLVLRMDGFAWLFSLLVLGIGTLVSLYARYYMSPQDPVPRFFAFFLAFMGAMLGLVISGNLIQIVFFWELTSLFSFLLIGYWHHRADARRGAYMALMVTGAGGLCLLAGVLLLGHVVGSYDLDKVLAAGEQIRNHALYPVLLPLILLGALSKSAQFPFHFWLPHAMAAPTPVSAYLHSATMVKAGVFLLARLWPALSGSEEWFWIVSGAGAATLVLGAFAAMFQNDLKGLLAYSTISHLGLITLLLGLNSPLAAVAAVFHILNHATFKASLFMAAGIIDHESGTRDIRRLSGLFRLIPFTATLAMVASASMAGVPLMNGFLSKEMFFAETVFINSTAWVEAALPVIATLAGTFSVAYALRFTVDVFFGPAANDLPHTPHEPPRWMRAPVELLVMTCLVVGIFPAQSVGPLLAAAALPVVGGTLPEYSLAIWHGWNAPLIMSLIAMSGGILLYLLLRNQFKRGRFPAPPLIERFNGKRLFEHGQVLIMRTARRFERVFTTRRLQKQLFMLVLIALLAGLLPMLHSGLSWGDRPKIPGSGVFVMLWLIAITCALGAAWQAKYHRLAALTMVSVCGLMTCITFVWFSAPDLALTQLVVEVVTTVLILLGLRWLPRRIEGVSPLPGTQERARLRRLRDLLLAVGVGGGMALLSYAMLTRPTPNDISSFYLSRALPQGGGSNVVNVMLVDFRGFDTLGEITVLVAVALAVFALLRRFRPPKESMQLPAQQRLLAPDVVTDLVNPRHAADTALGFMMVPAALVRLLLPIALVVSMYLFMRGHNQPGGGFVAGLVMSVAFILQYMVAGTQWVEAQMSLRPLRWMGTGLLCATLTGVGAMLLGYPFLTTHTAHLHLPVLGDTHLASALFFDIGVFTVVVGSTLLILTALAHQSVRGHRPGSQQKSTQTGAA
- a CDS encoding DMT family transporter; protein product: MTPTNSAERPSVSFRLSKAELVLVFITMLWGGTFLLVHNVMTVSGPMFFVGLRFAAAALFVGLVSARSLPGLTATELKAGMLIGVSIMLGYGLQTAGLQTISSSQSAFITALYVPFVPLLQWLVLGRRPGLMPSLGIGLAFAGLMLLAGPGGGSLQFSPGEIATLVSAVAIAAEIILISRYAGQVDVRRVTVVQLATASALSFMMVVPTQERLPDFSWLLLLSAVGLGAMSAVIQVAMNWAQQSVSPTRATLIYAGEPVWAGIVGRIAGERLPGVALLGGLLIVIAVVVSELKIRRRSQEPALEVASEEREAGL